A region of the Litchfieldia alkalitelluris genome:
ACCGTTGCCACCCTTTACGAGGATGGACTTACATAATCTCCACAGGCTTAGATTATACTGTTCGGACGGGACCTCGACCTACAGTTTTATATGGTTAGGCTACTTGATTACGAATCTGCTCAAGTCCGACTTTTTTAATATTAACGGCTGCATTGAAATCGCGGTCTAGTACAAGACCACACTTATGACACACATGAGTACGTATAGAAAGTGACTTGTTGACTTTGTTTCCGCAACCAGAGCAATCCTGACTTGTGAAGTGTGGATTTACCTTTACGAGCAGACCACCATTCTTTTCACACTTGTAAGCGAGAAAGGAACGGAACAGTCCCCATCCGGCATCATGAATGGACTTTGCAAGATGACGGTTCTTTACCATGTTCTTCACTTGTAAGTTCTCGACACAAACAACACCGTAGGTGTTGCTAATCCGGTAACTTACCTTATGTAAGAAATCCTTTCGTTGATTCGAGACTTTCGAGTGAATTAGGTTTAGTTTTTTACATTGTTTTTTCCAATTTGAAGAACCTTTCTTCATCTTGGAAAGTTTTTGTTGCGCTTTCTTTAGCTGCTTCTCTTTCTTACGAAGAAATTTCGGGTTATTAATTTCTGTACCATCAGATAGAACCGCAAATTTCTTAATGCCAAGGTCAATTCCTATCGTTTTGTGTGCAACCGAGGTTACTGGTTGGTTCGCGTGTCTTGCAACACTAAATATCGCATACCAACGATTCCCTTGACGTTTAATAACTACTTGTTTTACCTTGCCATCTAATTTACGGTGGAAATGAATATCAATCAATCCGATAGCTGAAATCTGCAATTTTCCACCTTTCCCAAGTGAAGCTGCCCTTCGAACTAATTGTCTTTTTACAACTCCTGTTTTCTTATTCGTACTGGATTGTCTAGACATTCCAAATTGAGTAAAAGTGATAGAGTTATAATCTTTATATTTCTTGAATTTAGGGTACTTCGCTTCCTTACGAAAGAACTTCTCAAATGCTTTTTCTAAGCGAAAAAAGACCTCTTGCAAGGGTTGAGAAGGCACCTCTTTAAGTAACTGAGTTACTTTCTTATCAGATGTTTGTTGTTTTTGCATATCTGTACGCTTGTAATTGCGGTTTTCATTTTGGTAGATACGTTGTTTATCAAGGAGTGCAGAGTTATACTGCATGCGACAAATAGAAATCCACCTATCTAAAGTTGTAGCTTGTTCTTCGGTTGGAAAAATTTCATACTTATAATTCAACAACATATTATCGCACCTCCTTAAGGAATATTATACCAAATGGAGGACTCGCAAGCAAACGTACGTTCCAAACAAAAAGCGATTCATCCCCACTAAATCGAAGATTTTGAAGGGGATGAATCGCTATAGTACGTTAAATAATTGCATCTCGATGATGTGGTTTAAGACTTTGAATCATATTAAAGAGCTCTTTCGCCTCTTCCTTCCAGGCTATAATCATTATAGGGGAACTTTCATTCTCCAGATGAGTTTGCTGTTGAATAAATATTTTTTCTTTCCATCTCTGCCTACTTCTCCTTCGGATTTCATCAATTGCAATGTTTCTAGCAATACTAAACAACCAGGTTTTTGGACTAGAGTTTCCTTCAAAAGAATGAAATCCCTTAATCGCTTTGATGAATACCTCCTGTACTAAATCCTCCACATCGGTCGCACCAATACGATAAATTAAATAATGATAAATATCATCACTGTATTGATGAAACCACTCAGAGATTATCTGTTGTCGATTCATTGCCTCTCTCCTTTTTAAATCTTATATTTCTATTAGACGATACTAAATTCTTTTTATCGCTTTTTTTGTAATTTTTTAAATGTCTCGGTATAAATGAACTTCTATCTATCGCAAACCCCGCTGCTCTGTTAATGGTCAGTAAGTGATAATCTCCATCGTGCGAATATTTTATTTGCATTGAAGTCCTAAAAATCACTTAGGCTAGCGAGTTCCATCAGGCAACCCGCACGCCCCGATACCATGGGTCAGTCGTGAGGCTTAGATCACAGACATTTAAATTATTTCTGTTCGTGATTTTGTCCGAGAACTTTTTCATAATCCAATTTAAATAAGAGTCTTGAGACTAGCTAAGTCCCAAGACTCTTTATTTCTTATAATCTATATATACGCTACACAAACAAGTACATCTCAATTTCATCTGAATAAACTCCATCGTCAAATTTCACGAATTTAATCTTTCTTCCTTCTTCTTTAAAGCCTAATTTTTTATAAAAGTGAATTGCCCTTTCATTATGAGAGAATACTTCTAAGCAAACTTTTTCAATTTTTGGGTGTTTCTTTGCAAAATTGATGAGCTCCTCCATTAATTTACGACCAATTCCACTGTTACAATATTCTTCTTGAATGCTAATACTCAGGTAACCAATATGAGAAATCCGTTTTTTACTACAAAGTTCAAAATCGAGAGTTCCGATAATCCTGCCATCTACTTCAGCTACGAGTAATAAATTTCCTTCCTGTTGATAGCTTTCAATCCTTTTCACCTGTTTTTCAACGTTTGTAGAAAACTCTTCCGGGGTAGTTAACATATAGGTCGATTCCTTTAAAACAATTAATGTATGGTTAATGAGAGATACTGCATCATTAGTTTCAGCTTTACGAATTTTTAAATCCATGTATAATTCTCCTCTGTTTTTTCAAGATTAATAAAGGTATTAAAATTTATTTTTCCATATTTTACATATTAGGAGGTTTTTTATGAGTAATCAAGCAAAAGGGCAGCCTGCCCAACATCAAAATCAACAGCCGGGTCTCGAAACGGAGATGAATCCAAAACCTGTATCTGAGGATGCAAGTTACAAAGGAAGCGGTAAATTAACTAATAAAGTGGCAATCATCACTGGCGGTGACAGCGGAATCGGGAAAGCGGTCTCCATTTATTATGCAAAAGAAGGAGCAGACGTTGTTATTGTTTATCTGAATGAAGACACCGATGCCAAAGAAACAAAGCGTCAGGTAGAAGAAGAAGGACGAAAATGCTTATTACTTTCTGGTGATATTGGAGATGAGAGTTTTTGTAAGGATATCGTTAAGCAAACGATTGAAACATTTGGAAAAATTGATATCCTTGTCAATAATGCAGCTGAACAACATCCACAAAAAAGCATCTCAGATATTACTTCTGAACAGCTCGAAAAAACATTTAGAACAAATATTTTTTCTTTCTTTTATTTAACCAAAGCTGCTCTTCCTCACCTTAAAAAAGGTAGTTCAATTATTAACACGTCTTCAATCACTGCTTACAAAGGGAATGAACAGTTACTTGATTATTCCTCAACTAAGGGAGCAATTGTTACATTTACACGATCACTGTCTCAACAATTAGTTGGTCAAGGAATTCGAGTCAATGGAGTTGCACCAGGTCCAATTTGGACACCTCTGATACCTTCAACCTTCTCTAGTGATCAAGTTGCGAAATTTGGAACCACAACACCTATGAAACGTGCAGGTCAACCAGAAGAAGTTGCACCTAGTTATGTATTTTTAGCAAGTGATGATGCTTCTTACATCACAGGTCAAATGATTCATGTTAATGGTGGAACAGTTGTTAATGGCTAAAAAACAATAAGAATCAATATATAGTTTTTGTAACTTACAAAAAGGAACCCAGTTCACTTCATAATTATGAGGTAAATTGGGTTTTCTATTTTTCACATCAACGTCAGATACATGACCACCATGAAATATGATACCTAAACGAATTAAACAGCGACAATGTGAGTCAACATGCCGTAAATCGGATCACAGAGAATACAAAAGGTAAACTATTGATTATTTCTAAGGAGAGTTGATTGATAAATAGTTTTATACTGTTATGATAGTTAAGTCTCTATAAGACTATTTTCGTATTATAAGAAGTCAAGGCCGATTCCTACTTTACCTAATAAGTATTCAGCTTTGTCCTATATAGAAAAACTTCAATATCCTTTAAGTCTTCTCTTGCCAATAATTCATCAGTTGTTATACCTAGCTTTTTTAGTAATTTTTCAAACGCCTTATCTGTCGGAGCAAATGATAAACGACTACCATTCTACTTAAGAAGGAAGCATTGGCTAGCTCGATAGCAGCTTTTTTCATTAAGTAATAAAGTGGTTAAAATTAAATTTCGATAATTAAAGAGGGCACTTAAAATACCTTACAAAAATTAAGCGGAGATATACGGTTAAACGACCCAATAGAGCTCCTTTTTGGGGATATAAGCGGAGGTTCTCCGGTTAAGTAAAGAAAAATTCCCCATTTTGACGTTTTTTGAGCCAATAGCCGGAATCTTTCCGTCTATTAAAGCTAGTTGAAATGATATTCTCTAATTAAGGGAAATTTCTCCGCTTATTTTGCGGACCAAATCCCCGCCTACGGATCTGCTCCTTTAAGGTTGAGTAAGCCTCAGAATAATGAAGGACGTTAGTTCAACAGGTTTAAAACTCTTATAAGCAACAAAGTTTACGAAAATAGCCATAAAAAAACACCAATTTCGAATGCGAATTGGTGTTTTAAGGAATCGGTAGTTCAAATGTTCAATTCGAGATAAGAACCAACCGTTTAAGTTCGTTTATGTTTTTTCTTATTTATATAAAAGAACAGAAGCATTAATAATGGTACCAAAATAATTGCAAAGACAATAGATAAATTAATTCCCTTTACATCCTCCACATGATAAATTTCTGCCTTTTCACGGTCAAGGATAATTGTATAAGCACCATCCAGTTCAACGATGACATCATCCTCAAGCAAACCTCTTAATTGCTTATTTTCGACTATATCTTCCGCATTTATCGTCACTTTTTGGGTAACAGTTGAATTATTAATAACTACCAAATCAATATTTTGTTCAAAGCTATTTTTTATAACAAGCATTCCATCCTTTGTTTGGTGAATTATCTCTGTTTCTCCTTTTGTAAGTGATGGAACCCCTTTTCTTATTTGACTAAGTTTTGTCATATATTTGACTAACTCGTCATCTGTTCGAAAGTTCATTAAAGGACTATTTGCAGGTGGTTCTGCACCATCCTGAACAATCTCCGTACCGTAATAAACAATAGGTGCCGCAGGAGTTAAGTACAAATAAGATAATGCAAGCTTTAGACGAGTAACAGGATGTTCATTATTTTCTAATGAATATCGTGTAAATCGTGGAGTATGTCGATTATCCAGAGATTGCGCAGCCGCCATGTCACTGATTGTCAAATCGATGGTCTTATTTGGTTCAGTAAATGACTGGATCTCTTCATTTTGAGTCTCCACAAAGAACGGATATCCAATATCACTGTATCCTTTTTGGTCGTTATCATCATCTACTAAAAAGATAAACTGTTCATTTAGAGTAGTTATTTCTTTATGAAAATTCTCCCAAAATGAAGTCGAGTGTTTATCCATTCCCGACAAAAGATAACCATCCAGGTTGGTTTCGTTCGCCCACATAGTCCCTGCCTCAAGTAACACTTCTTCTTCCACAGTTGAATCTACAGCAAATTCAATAAAAACCTTCAGCTCTTTTTCGTGAGCAGCACTTAAAAGTTGTTTGAAATCCTCGATTGTTCCAAAGTGATCTTCTACTTGAAAGTAGTCAAATGGTTCAGTCTCTACAACAGCTTGTTCATTTTTGAAGATGGGGCTTAGTAAAATTGTAGTAAACCCCATATCCTTTATATAGTCTAACCTCTGGGTTATTCCTTCAAAATCTCCCCCGTGAAACGCATATGGGTCTGATGAATTCACATTAATATCATTTGTCGGGTCACCATTATTAAATCGGTCAACCATTATTGAGTAGAAGATTTCATTCCTTAAATTATATTCTTCTTGAGCACTTACCAAGTTGGGGCATACGCTTAAAAAGAAAAAGGGAATCAAACATATTAGTATAACTTTCTTCATTTGCTCCTCCTAATTGTACATTTTCTAGCATTCCTACATTACCTTATTTAAAATTTTTAATCAATAAAAGTGCCATAACTTAGCTATCTCTCTGTGAAAATTGTCTGAATTCTGAAGGACTAACACCCTCAATTTTTTTGAAAAGTTTTGAAAAATAAGTATGATCTTGGATCCCGACACTTTTAGAAATCACCATCACTTTATCGTTTGTTGATGTTAATAATTTCTTTGCTTGAGCAATTCGATATTGATTTAAATAATGAATCGGACTCACTCCAATCGTCTTTTGCATACATCTAGTAATATAATCTGTATGAAAGTGAAGCTCTCCCGCAATGTCCTCCATCTTGATATCTTCTTTATAATGCATCTGAATAAACTGTAACGTTTTATCAGTGACACTTTCAGTTGCTGATGGAATGGTCATTGCTTCCTTTTGAAGCTGAATCATTAATTCTTGGAAATAAATTTGCTGCCTTAA
Encoded here:
- a CDS encoding RNA-guided endonuclease InsQ/TnpB family protein, giving the protein MLLNYKYEIFPTEEQATTLDRWISICRMQYNSALLDKQRIYQNENRNYKRTDMQKQQTSDKKVTQLLKEVPSQPLQEVFFRLEKAFEKFFRKEAKYPKFKKYKDYNSITFTQFGMSRQSSTNKKTGVVKRQLVRRAASLGKGGKLQISAIGLIDIHFHRKLDGKVKQVVIKRQGNRWYAIFSVARHANQPVTSVAHKTIGIDLGIKKFAVLSDGTEINNPKFLRKKEKQLKKAQQKLSKMKKGSSNWKKQCKKLNLIHSKVSNQRKDFLHKVSYRISNTYGVVCVENLQVKNMVKNRHLAKSIHDAGWGLFRSFLAYKCEKNGGLLVKVNPHFTSQDCSGCGNKVNKSLSIRTHVCHKCGLVLDRDFNAAVNIKKVGLEQIRNQVA
- a CDS encoding RNA polymerase sigma factor, with translation MNRQQIISEWFHQYSDDIYHYLIYRIGATDVEDLVQEVFIKAIKGFHSFEGNSSPKTWLFSIARNIAIDEIRRRSRQRWKEKIFIQQQTHLENESSPIMIIAWKEEAKELFNMIQSLKPHHRDAII
- a CDS encoding GNAT family N-acetyltransferase → MDLKIRKAETNDAVSLINHTLIVLKESTYMLTTPEEFSTNVEKQVKRIESYQQEGNLLLVAEVDGRIIGTLDFELCSKKRISHIGYLSISIQEEYCNSGIGRKLMEELINFAKKHPKIEKVCLEVFSHNERAIHFYKKLGFKEEGRKIKFVKFDDGVYSDEIEMYLFV
- a CDS encoding SDR family oxidoreductase yields the protein MSNQAKGQPAQHQNQQPGLETEMNPKPVSEDASYKGSGKLTNKVAIITGGDSGIGKAVSIYYAKEGADVVIVYLNEDTDAKETKRQVEEEGRKCLLLSGDIGDESFCKDIVKQTIETFGKIDILVNNAAEQHPQKSISDITSEQLEKTFRTNIFSFFYLTKAALPHLKKGSSIINTSSITAYKGNEQLLDYSSTKGAIVTFTRSLSQQLVGQGIRVNGVAPGPIWTPLIPSTFSSDQVAKFGTTTPMKRAGQPEEVAPSYVFLASDDASYITGQMIHVNGGTVVNG
- a CDS encoding alpha-amylase family glycosyl hydrolase, whose translation is MKKVILICLIPFFFLSVCPNLVSAQEEYNLRNEIFYSIMVDRFNNGDPTNDINVNSSDPYAFHGGDFEGITQRLDYIKDMGFTTILLSPIFKNEQAVVETEPFDYFQVEDHFGTIEDFKQLLSAAHEKELKVFIEFAVDSTVEEEVLLEAGTMWANETNLDGYLLSGMDKHSTSFWENFHKEITTLNEQFIFLVDDDNDQKGYSDIGYPFFVETQNEEIQSFTEPNKTIDLTISDMAAAQSLDNRHTPRFTRYSLENNEHPVTRLKLALSYLYLTPAAPIVYYGTEIVQDGAEPPANSPLMNFRTDDELVKYMTKLSQIRKGVPSLTKGETEIIHQTKDGMLVIKNSFEQNIDLVVINNSTVTQKVTINAEDIVENKQLRGLLEDDVIVELDGAYTIILDREKAEIYHVEDVKGINLSIVFAIILVPLLMLLFFYINKKKHKRT